One genomic segment of Stigmatopora argus isolate UIUO_Sarg chromosome 18, RoL_Sarg_1.0, whole genome shotgun sequence includes these proteins:
- the josd1 gene encoding josephin-1, with product MGSAPYPGGEWKGKSVAVGGLQELGCMPWKVSKQKGAGAQRGRRDLPYSCTTPPPPLPSASPGDAPAIYHEKQRRELCALHALNNVFQDGSAFSRDALQEIYQRLSLGTLVTPHKKSVLGNGNYDVNVIMAALQTRGFEAVWWDKRRDVDSIELSQVTGFILNVPSNLRWGPLQLPLKRQHWMGVREVGGVYYNLDSKLRGPQSIGTPDQLRKFLRRQLRGKNCELLLVVSEEAAARQTWRSDS from the exons ATGGGCAGCGCTCCGTACCCGGGCGGCGAGTGGAAAGGGAAGAGCGTGGCCGTGGGGGGTCTTCAGGAACTGGGTTGCATGCCCTGGAAGGTCAGCAAGCAAAAAGGCGCCGGAGCCCAGCGAGGGCGGCGGGATCTTCCCTACTCTTGcaccacgccgccgccgccgctcccgTCGGCCTCGCCGGGGGACGCTCCCGCCATTTACCACGAGAAGCAGCGACGGGAGTTGTGCGCCCTGCACGCGCTCAATAACGTCTTCCAGGACGGCTCGGCCTTCAGCAGGGACGCTTTGCAGGAGATCTACCAGAG GCTTTCCCTCGGCACCCTGGTGACGCCTCACAAGAAGAGCGTGCTGGGAAACGGCAACTACGACGTCAACGTCATCATGGCCGCCTTGCAGACGCGAGGCTTCGAGGCCGTCTGGTGGGATAAAAGGAG GGACGTGGATAGCATCGAGCTGTCCCAAGTGACCGGCTTCATCCTCAACGTTCCGTCCAATCTGCGCTGGGGGCCCCTGCAGCTGCCACTCAAGCGCCAACACTGGATGGGGGTCCGAGAAGTGGGCGGGGTCTACTACAACCTGGACTCCAAGCTGCGTGGACCTCAAAGCATCGGCACTCCGGATCAGCTCAG GAAGTTCCTCCGCCGGCAGCTGCGAGGGAAGAACTGTGAACTCCTGTTGGTGGTGTCGGAGGAAGCGGCGGCGCGGCAAACGTGGCGTTCCGACAGCTGA